Below is a window of Plasmodium gaboni strain SY75 chromosome 11, whole genome shotgun sequence DNA.
tttttttttttttttttttttttttttttaatgtataagcataaaaaataaaaaaatgtaattacatttaaattttatgtataaatagaaaaaaatgaaaggTAAATATTTATGCTCTTATTAAGTACAagtaataattttaaaaaagtaAAGCCTGTGAGAAAAcaattacatatatatttggTGACATTcataagaaatatatatatatatatatatatatgttcaatatgtacatatatataagtgTATGCATATATACCTTCATCTAATgatttttttaacattatttttatcattattagTCTAAAAATCTGTAGTGTCAATTATGcattaattattattgaATGTTTTTCACAGTTTTATTATCTTGTTAaatttatacataaatataaatatatacataaacaaatttttttatatgtatttttttttttcttttttatcttAAAGTAAGGTAATTAATTTTGTCCTTATAGACAATTTACAACTAATAGAATGgttattaaataaaaattcgTATTAAGTAGGAACAGGAAACAAAGCTAAAACAAcaacacatatatatatatatatatatatatatatatatacatatttgtatttatataatatccTTTCAATTATGTCCAAAGATAAGAGAAATCGGTTTACATCCAATTCTTTTGATTCTAGCAACCATGAAAGAAAATTTAAGaatgtaaataaaatttataaatcAAAACATGAGGAGAATAGTCCCGATGGTgattcatataatataaataataacgaaaaagaaaaaagtaaagaaaaattaaaaaaagatgaaaagaaaaaatctaaagaaatttataattcatttaattcTCCTAATTCTACTAGTAGCGATTCGGATGAAAATGGATTACATCTAAATTTTTCCAACGGATCAAGTAAtacttttaatatatatgttatatgtaaatattcgtattatatatgtaacatgtatatgtttttagaaacaaaaatgatatatatatatatatatatttatatgtatttttttttttttttttttttttattgtataGGTTCGAGTAGTGAAAACGGATTTGAGATACTACGAACAGAAGAAAATGAGGATAAACTTCTAGAAGaaagaagaagaaataGAGAAGcattaaaagaaaaattaaaaaacatggttaatgaaaatgaacaaaataacAAAGAGAGTGAAAAACCAGGGAATGATCagataaaaaaagattatAACAATGAAGCTTTTTTGATAAgtgaaaataaaaatgatgatgttataataacaaatgATATACCATCTAATCCATCATATATCGAGCAAAAGTAAATGAAAATAAGAcatatcaatatatatatatatatatatatatatttattcatttatatatatatattttttttttatgtttattttatttttatcagTGATGCGGCCTGCATTTTTGCACCCAACAACGATGTTATTGAAGATACATGCTCATCACTCTCATCAGATCATGAAATTGTAgaagaaaaacaaaataaagaaaaatcAGAAGCAGTGAAAGAGTGTAGTGATTTGTATaatgatttaaaaaaaaaaattgacGAAGAAAAGGCCAAAATTAGGTCCTTTATAATCAAACAGAAAGAATTACATgaaagaataaaaatggtaaaaaaaaaaaaaaaaaaaattaattttaaatatatattaatataattgttatatatacatatgtgtgtattcttatttttctttatagAATCTGGATGACAGTTTATATGTGAATAAAAGTAAGGAAAATGGAGATAcacataataatttaacTAATAAGAAAAGCCCTGTTGAAAATGAAGAGGATGAGATGGAAGAAGATTATGATGACGACAATGATGATTTTGATATGTTTTCCTGCGTACAAGCAAATAAAAAGAGAAAAGTTGAAAAAGTACATATAACTGATTATTATACAACAGGAAATAATGCAAATTTGTCAGATAACTGGAATGATTCAGAGGGATATTACAAggttaaaaaaatttatatatatattttataaatgtttttaaaaaaatatctatatataaccatatgcatatataaatataatatgtatatatatattttttttttttgaaggCTATGGTTGGTGAAGTTATTGATAAAAGATACAGTGTTGTGTGTGAACTGGTGGGGAAAGGTGTTTTTTCAAATGTATTAAAGTGTTATGATATGGTAAATAAAATTCATGTAGCTGTAAAAGTTATTAGAGATAATGATATGATGAAGAAGGCTGcagaaaaagaaatatcTATTTTGAAGAAGTTAAATCAATATGATAAGGACAATAAAAGACACATCATTCGTTTATTGAGTagtataaaatataaaaatcatTTATGTTTAGTGTTTGAGTGGATGTGGGGTAACTTAAGAATAGCGCTAAAAAAGTAAGAAACAAATAAgattaaatgataatatgtATGAGAAAAGGGTTGCAagattttatattaaaaatgtgatattatatatatatatatttttttttttttttttttgaaagGTATGGAAATGGACATGGACTAAATGCAACAGCCGTTCACTGTTACACAAAGCAATTATTTATAGCCCTAAGACATATGAGAAAATGCCGAATAATGCATGCTGATCGTAAGTACATATTTATAgtgcaaaaaaaaaattaaaaattatatgtgttgatataaatgtatatatacatatatatatatatatattttattttatagTAAAACCGGataatattcttattaatgaaaaatttaACGCCTTAAAAGTTTGCGATTTAGGAAGTGCAAGTGATATATCAGAAAATGAAATTACGTCATATTTAGTTAGTAGGTTTTATAGAGCACCTGAAATTATTTTGGGTTTTCGATATGATGCTCAGATTGATGTTTGGTCAGCTGCTGCAACTGTATTTGAATTAGCAACAGGGAAAATCTTGTTTCCGGTaagatgataaaaattattgAGATCATTTACAATATTAATGTTgaatattatgaataaatttttaatatgttaatacatataataaaattcctgtatatatgttatacatatattttttttttttttttttttttaggGTAAGTCAAATAATCATATGATAAAACTGATGATGGAATATAAGGGCAAATTTTCAcataaaatgataaaagGTGGGCAATTTTATTCTCAGCATTTTAATGAAAATTTGGATTTTCTTTATGTGGATAGAGATCATTATTCCAAAAAAGAAGTTGTAAGAGTTATATCTGATTTGAGACCTAccaaaaatataacatgTGATTTATTGGAGCATCAATATTGGTTAAAGGGTaagtgaaaaaaaaaaaaaaaaaaaaaaaaaaaacgcaaaaatattatacccaaaaaattatatgtatgtgcatatatttgtaatatattttatatgtcaatgtgatattttaattatgaCATAAATTATGTTGTTTATCAAGTTGGCATAAAAtggtaatatatatatatatatatatatatatatttatttatttatttattattttttttattttaaaattattttagGTAATAGTCCTAAAATGCaatttttgaaaaaaaaaataaaacaacTAGGAGATTTATTAGAGAAATGTTTAATTCTTGATCCATCTAAACGATATACTCCAGATCAAGCTTTACAACATCCTTATTTAAGAGAATCTATTCATTTTTCCAAATCTCAAAATGAATAAGAAAGGAGGAAATAAAAGgatttctttttttatatttttaattatcATGTAATTGAactataatatatatgtataaataaatatgtgaatatatatatatgtatatatataaatgtatgAATATACGTATAAATATATCCATCCATTTTGTg
It encodes the following:
- a CDS encoding putative serine/threonine protein kinase; protein product: MSKDKRNRFTSNSFDSSNHERKFKNVNKIYKSKHEENSPDGDSYNINNNEKEKSKEKLKKDEKKKSKEIYNSFNSPNSTSSDSDENGLHLNFSNGSSSSSENGFEILRTEENEDKLLEERRRNREALKEKLKNMVNENEQNNKESEKPGNDQIKKDYNNEAFLISENKNDDVIITNDIPSNPSYIEQNDAACIFAPNNDVIEDTCSSLSSDHEIVEEKQNKEKSEAVKECSDLYNDLKKKIDEEKAKIRSFIIKQKELHERIKMNLDDSLYVNKSKENGDTHNNLTNKKSPVENEEDEMEEDYDDDNDDFDMFSCVQANKKRKVEKVHITDYYTTGNNANLSDNWNDSEGYYKAMVGEVIDKRYSVVCELVGKGVFSNVLKCYDMVNKIHVAVKVIRDNDMMKKAAEKEISILKKLNQYDKDNKRHIIRLLSSIKYKNHLCLVFEWMWGNLRIALKKYGNGHGLNATAVHCYTKQLFIALRHMRKCRIMHADLKPDNILINEKFNALKVCDLGSASDISENEITSYLVSRFYRAPEIILGFRYDAQIDVWSAAATVFELATGKILFPGKSNNHMIKLMMEYKGKFSHKMIKGGQFYSQHFNENLDFLYVDRDHYSKKEVVRVISDLRPTKNITCDLLEHQYWLKGNSPKMQFLKKKIKQLGDLLEKCLILDPSKRYTPDQALQHPYLRESIHFSKSQNE